A portion of the Anoplopoma fimbria isolate UVic2021 breed Golden Eagle Sablefish chromosome 15, Afim_UVic_2022, whole genome shotgun sequence genome contains these proteins:
- the kcns3a gene encoding LOW QUALITY PROTEIN: potassium voltage-gated channel subfamily S member 3a (The sequence of the model RefSeq protein was modified relative to this genomic sequence to represent the inferred CDS: inserted 1 base in 1 codon) has translation MMYGQVLHPRRPGDCFINVNVGGFKQRMEHDVLKQFPQTRLGRLLCCSSDKAVLELCDDFSPSEREYYFDRSPRFFCYILNFYLTGKIHLVDGLCVVSFIQELEYWGIKELHLDLCCSNKFHELTELMEDKCLDQGSNEQQVHSVDSSTEELXRFGDDIAMFVGSWCADVRRNIWIRLEDPGHSTSAKVMAVASLSMVIVSIVAMCVHSMPDYHQVDLNEKEIENPVLNVFEIICVLFFSAEFILRLTVAPSARKFLYSPLNMIDLLSIMPFYVTIAFDIMDEGENSDLENLGKVVQILRLMRVFRILKLVRHSAGLRSLCATMRHSSSEVGQLVLFLSVGISMFSTLIYFVEKESQESELQTVPIGWWWATISMTTVGYGDTFPVTLAGKLIGTLCILCGLLMVALPVTTIFNKFSMFYERQKHIDLRRSNH, from the exons ATGATGTATGGACAGGTCCTGCATCCGCGCCGCCCCGGCGACTGCTTTATTAATGTCAATGTTGGCGGTTTCAAACAGCGAATGGAGCATGATGTCCTGAAGCAGTTCCCACAGACGCGTCTAGGTCGCCTTCTGTGTTGCAGCTCCGACAAAGCAGTCCTGGAGCTCTGTGATGACTTCAGTCCCTCTGAAAGGGAGTACTATTTCGACCGCAGTCCGCGCTTTTTCTGCTACATTCTCAACTTTTACCTCACGGGCAAAATCCACCTGGTGGACGGGTTGTGCGTGGTTTCATTTATTCAAGAGCTTGAGTATTGGGGCATTAAAGAGCTCCACCTGGACCTGTGCTGCAGCAACAAATTCCATGAACTGACTGAGCTCATGGAAGACAAGTGCCTGGATCAGGGGAGCAACGAACAACAGGTCCACAGTGTGGACTCGTCTACGGAGGAGC TTCGCTTCGGGGACGACATAGCAATGTTTGTAGGCTCCTGGTGTGCGGATGTCCGCAGGAACATCTGGATTCGACTTGAGGATCCAGGCCACTCCACTTCAGCCAAAGTGATGGCCGTAGCATCCCTAAGTATGGTCATTGTATCTATTGTTGCCATGTGTGTCCACAGCATGCCGGACTACCATCAAGTCGATCTCAATGAGAAGGAGATTGAAAACCCAGTGCTGAATGTCTTTGAGATCATCTGTGTTCTGTTCTTCTCTGCTGAGTTTATTCTCCGTCTGACTGTCGCACCATCAGCTAGGAAGTTCTTGTACAGCCCTCTCAATATGATCGACTTATTGTCAATTATGCCCTTCTATGTTACTATAGCCTTTGATATCATGGATGAAGGTGAGAATTCAGACTTGGAAAATCTCGGCAAAGTGGTGCAGATTTTGAGGTTGATGCGAGTGTTCCGGATCCTGAAACTGGTTCGCCACTCGGCTGGCCTACGCTCTCTTTGCGCCACAATGCGCCACAGTTCCAGCGAAGTGGGGCAGCTGGTGCTTTTCTTGTCCGTGGGCATTTCGATGTTTTCCACTCTCATTTACTTTGTGGAGAAAGAATCTCAAGAGTCGGAGCTGCAGACGGTGCCTATTGGCTGGTGGTGGGCCACCATTAGCATGACGACAGTGGGCTACGGGGACACCTTCCCCGTTACGTTAGCTGGGAAGCTGATAGGAACCCTGTGCATCCTCTGTGGGCTGCTGATGGTGGCTCTGCCCGTTACGACCATCTTCAATAAATTCTCCATGTTCTATGAGAGGCAAAAGCATATAGATCTTAGACGAAGCAATCACTGA